The genomic stretch AATGTCATTCTGATGCTCCGACATGAAACACATCATTAGCATTTTTTCATATGGGATAGTACTAAACAATCATCGGGTTTATCTTTACACGACATATACACCACTTTATCTCATTACTTCCCCTTTTTGCCATAATTTGACAAAGGGTTAGTCCTTAACCGAAGTCGATATGCATAGAAAATAGCATAAACAAAGTTAGACATGTAAGGTATACACACCCAGATCATGAGAGAAAACTACCAAAATCAGCATCAACAGAGGCACAATCATTATTACACAATCCAGTCTCAAAAAATTATAAAAGTCCTTATAGAAAAATAGCAAAAAAACATATCCAGCGAACAAGGACCACCAATCTGACCCGACATAATCATAAGATTCCAGAAAGGAGGTCTTCAATCCACCAATCTGATCCGATATAATCATAAGATTCCGGAAGGGAAGTCTTCAGTCTTCATGCCTAGTTAAATTTGTGCAGTTCTCAAGGTTTTCATCTAATTCAAAGCCATTTGCATCCAGATTCATTAGTCCTTCACAATGGCATATACCTTCCTTAACTTTTCAGGGTTAAGATTCTTTATAAGAATATTTGTATAACTTGTTCCACTAGACAGATCAACAATAGTAATGTGATCCCTAACAACTCCAGCTTCCTTAACTTTTTTCAACCATAACTCCAACATATTAATAACATCCTTAGATGTCTCAATCTCTTTGACAAATTTTCTCCCACTAGCTTGATCTTGATTAATGTTTGAAAGAATGATTGGTAATCTGAGAAAAGGATAAGACAAACTGTCTAATTTTTTTTCTTGAAACGTCAATCCAGTTATATATCAAACTAATTCtccttttttttcctttttttttccAACTTGTCTTTAGGAAGAGAAACTCTTTTCTCTTTTACACAACTCTCGATAAATGTCATAGGCATCTGATGACATCTTGAAATTAAAACTTAATTATTATATCATGTATTTGATCTAATTCGAATAATACTACTCTATTTGAGAGGTATAATGTAAAGTATTATTCTATTTAAAAACTAATTACTATAATGTTTATTAATATAGAGGTATAATGTGAAGTATTATTCTATTTAAAAACTAATTACTATAATGTTTATTTTATATAAACCATGATTATTTAATTTGTATTTAGTATTCTAGAGACGTGGGTTCAAATAGAAACTTTTAAAGATAAATTTATtacttttaaaaaataaaaatagaaaaaaacagaaaaaaaatctTACACTTGAAATGTACTGTATTAcatgaaataaaaataaacttTTCAATGGTAAGACTAAATGTAAATCATATTATAGCATTATCATTACAAAACAAGAAACTAGAAAATAGAGTACATGATACATTTCCCTCTTAGTCTCTCTCTATATATATGAGGGAAGCGCAACTTATTCTTAAAAAAAAGCGCGTTTGGTAAATCCAAATTCAAAACAAGCATATTACAACATTATTTAAAATGATAGCATTATTAAAAGCTAGTAATAATCTCAACGACGGTTTGTTGGGAAATTGTCCTTGTTCTGATCATCATTTCCCATCCCAAGAGTATTCTTAACTGCCTCAGTAGCACCTTGGGCCACACCCTTCACCTTCTCTCCTGTCGTCTGTAGAAGCCCAGGTGAGTTGTCTTTTCCTGATTGGGCTTTTTCTTTGGTGGTCTGCCCCATCTCTGACCCTTTCTCTCTAGCTTGACAAGATGTGTCTTGGGCTTTTTCCTTTGTTGCTTGGGCTGTCTGATGGGTCTTGTCTTTAGCTGCTTGGGCTGTCTGCTGGGTTTTCTCCTTTGCAGCTTGGGCTGTCTGCTGGGCTTTTTCCTTTGCAGTTTGGGCTTTGTCTCCAATGTTGCCCATCATCTGGTTCGTCTTTTCCTGATCCACCATTCcaacaaaaatataataaattgaagaaaaaaaatggaaaagggcaaaaagggAATAATGAAATGTGAGTGACATTATGTTACCTCAGTTCGTCCCATGGTCTCACCAGCTTTGTAGCTCTGGTCGTGTGATGCCATTTTTTTCTTCTGAAAATTGACTTGTTTTTTACTCACTATAGAAACTTTCCTCTTATGGTTATATTATCAAGCACTTTCTGTTGTTGTGACGTTTGAGTTTCATTCGTTTTCTATTTATAGTATTTCATGAGTCTTAGTATTATAACAACGTGTCCAACTTCTTGACACGTGCATACTACGTGTCCCTCATGAAGATGGTTATAAACTTAAGTgccattttaattttttttagtgGGGACCAACCTGTTAAATTTTGACAAGTTGCTATTATTTTATTATTAGTTTTTTTATATAATAATGATTGAAGAGATATCTATCTACTTAATGTCTATATGTGGCGCAAAGAAAGTGAATTCATGACTCATCAACTTAAAAGTTTAACTTAAATAAAAACACAAGGGGTAGTGAACAAGAACCTTTGGTTTTGAAAATGGAAAAACAAAAATTAAAGATTCAAGTCAAATTAAGTAAAATATAATTGGTTTTATTGACAATCATTCCCTTACACCCGTTTGGGGGTAGTTTTCTAATTtgcttttgaaattttcaaatattaaaattagtttttgttttgttttaaaacattttaaaattaaaattagTTTAAGTTTTATTTTATGAAGTTTTTAAATAACAAAAtctttttaatatatatataaattaatatttatgTTAAATATATCTTGACCAAAACATTTTATACCATTAGTTGTAATTGAATTTAAGtattataaatatataataatttttttaatagtAATATAATAGTTGTTAAAAGTAGTGGTTCAGCATGGAAAAGCGGTGGTTGTTGGTTGTAAAAATGTTGATAGTTAATGGTGATGATGGTTAGAGTTGTAAGagatgattgtgattgttagTCTAATTGGTGATCAGTTATGGTCATAATGATAATCAATGGTGGTTAACAATGTGATTGATATTGGCTATAAAATGGTGGTTGACGGTGTTAAGGTGTTATAATAAGAGTTGTTGGTGATTAGAGTAGTGGTTGAGAGTGATTAGAGTGGTGGTCATATTAGATATCATAGATGAATAAAGTGATGATAAAAAATAATTAGAGATAATAGTCGGGGAGATCGTAGAAGGTAAGAATAATAATTTGATATTGTCAAATGTGTTTGTAGTGATATTAATGGTAAAATCATAGTCACGGTTGGAGTGGTGCAGTCTTgttttaaaataataataatttaaaattttatttttaaattttaaatcttaataaaaaaaaattttaaattaatttaaaaaattaaattaattcTCTTTTTATCTAGCATGTTAtagttttaaaaatgattttcaaaattaaaaattaaaaattcaCAACCATCTCAAACCCAAGCCTTTAATAAAgatatatttaaattaaattattttagtttatttatatgttaaacatttttaaaaattatatgAATAGATATACATGTGAAatattcatattaattttaaaaataaataaaatttaaatatatttaattttaatttgaaTCAAAATTCATTTACATTTAAAATTGAACAAAAATATATTTTGAGGCCTAAAGCTAACTTTAACTATAAAATCTATTGATACAATGATACAACGATGTTAAATGTAATTCAAATTCAAGTTTGTTTTATTTAAATTTCATTTGAGTTTGAGTTAATATATATCAATTCAAAGTTAGTTACAATTGATTAAAGAAAGTAGATTGAGATATTGTGTTTGTTGAAAAGTTAGTTACATAAGTTTTTCTTCTCTCTCTGCAATTCTTTCAACTGTTCATCATCATATTCTTCTTGTGCAATAATGAAATTTTGTTGTTAACTCCAACAATTGGTATCCAAAGTTTCGGTTCTGATTCACAAGGAAACACAAGTCTATGTGAGGTGTGTGATTAATTTCGTTCCTCAAATTCACATTGAATTGAAGATTGAAATCGAAGAGAATCACAATCTTAATTCTCATGGTTTGGGAAACACGAGTGTTGGTGAGAATTGACTGATTTATACAAGAACGGGGATGAACGGGGAAACGTTAGTTTGAATACAAAGCTTCCAGTATTCGATATAAAAAATTGGAAACGATGGTCGATTCAGATGCATGTGTTGTTTGGCGCTCAAGGTATTCTTGAGCTCGTTAATGGTGGTTACAAGCCGGTTGCAGAAAATGAAACAAAAGCACAAAGAAATATGCAACGTGAAACGAGGAAGAAGGATCATAAGATATTGTTATATATCCATCAATGCGTGGATACGAAGGTGTTTGAGAAGATTGTCGACTCGACGATAGCAAATGCTGCGTGGGATACACTTGTGAGGTGCTATGATGGTGACTCACCAATGAAGAAAGTAAAGTTACAATCCCTACGCAAGAAATACGAGAATCTtaacatgaagaacaatgagaaggtgCCTAATTACATCTCCAAAGTGATTATGGTCACGAATGAAATGAAATCTTGCGGAGAAACGCTTTCTGAACATGTAATCATTGAAAATATACTAAGATcacttactcctcagtttgattacataATTATAATCATAGAACATTCGGAATACAGTAGCACCATGATAACTAAAGAGCTTCAGAGTATTTTAGAGGAACAAGAACTACGTCTGACTGAAAGAAACTCTGAAAGGTAAACAAAACAAGCTCTGAAAGCTTCTTTCGTGAAGAAGAACAAGAAGCAAGCATGGCTAAAGAACAAGAAAAATAATGGTGGTGGTGCTCAGAAGTTAGAACTCTCCAATCCATATGAGAATAAATTTAAAAATGTTCAAAAGGGAAATGAGAAGTTTGATAAGAGAAAGGTTTAGTGCTACAATTGTAACAGGTTTGACCATTTTGTTGctgattgttggtcaaacaaggttagCAAGGATGAAGAAGCCAACATGTCCAAAGGATATTCTGAGGATAAATCTCTGTTATTTATGACATTTGACAATGAAGGTGGAAAAATGGTGGACTGGTGGTATATGAACACAGGTTGCTCAAATCACCTAACTGAAAATATATTTTGATTATGATAGAAAGACTAAGATCatatgtgttgatgatgtgtATTGAACGTTGAAGGAATGGGAAATTTCAGAGTGAAATTGAAGAATAGAAAAATTATACTGATCAAGGATGTATGGTATGTTTTGGTATGAATAGtaatctgatgagtgtaggtcagCTGCTTGAAAAATATTTTTCAGTAATCATGAAAGGCAATCTGTTAAATTTGTATGATTGTAATCATAAGTTGATTATGCAGTCTAAATTGAGAAGAAACATGACACTTAAGGTGAATGTTGCAATATCATACATTAAATGTCTTAGTGTGACAAATGCTGAAGTGGAAAGTGAGTTGTGGCATAAGAGATTGGGACATCTGAACTTTAGAAGTTTAGGGAATATAAGTTCAAAGAATATGGTAAATGGAATTCCAAAGATTGTGGTACCAGAGAAATCATGTGATATATGCATGAGAGACAAGCAACCAAGATTGTCATTCTCATCAGAAATACCTCAAAGAGCACCCATGCTTTGGATGTGGTGCAttctgatgtatgtggaccatttgAGGTACCTTCACTTGGGGGAAACATGTATTTTAGGTCATTTATGTATGAGTTCACAAGAACGACATAGGTAACACTCATAAAGTTCAAACACGGGGGGTGTTTACTGAGTTCGAGAAGTTCAAAGTGAAGGTTGAAAATTAAAGTGGACAAAGGTTGAAGATCCTCATAACCGATGGTGGAGGTGAATTCAATTATGAACTTTTGAGAACCGAAGGTTTTTACTGTGGGACAAACAATACCCAAAGTTGGTGCAAGTTAAGTGGTAAATcatgataaatcaaatgatcaacGTGTCTTTATATCATTTGCATTTGACACTTTTAGCTTCCTAGCACCAGAGATTGTAGATCTTTTATAGAAAGTCTAAAGGCTCATGGATAACAACTTTGTGTCCCCTGTAACTATAtactttattttaaaaaacatttttttatatataattcATTGAATAATAGGTCTTTAGTCATGGAGGTGCATTTTTTACATTTTAATTTTATAACTTTACAaatcttaatgtattaatttcattttatattttcaataacaaatatttttttatataatcCTTTGAAATTTATAATGGATCCTTAAGTCATAGGAAtgtattttttcattttaattttataacTTTTGAGGACTAAAGGTTTAATTGTGGGACAAACAATATCCAAAGTTAAGTGGTCAAACATGATAAACTAGACAATCAACATCCATCTCTTTATATCATATCCATTTGACACTTTTAGCTTCCTAGCGTCAGAGATTGTAGATCTTTTACAAAACATTTAGAGGCTCATGGATAACAATTTTGTGTCCCCTGTGACTATATACTTTATTTTTAAGATGATTGGTTTTTAAAAAGATAGCGGCACAACTTGTTATACGTTTGCTTTCCATTTATGTATAATCCTTATTTATAAATATTTacataaattaataaaaaaaaagcGACACTTTTTTTAATTATCCATCATTTTTAGGGGGTCGTTTTTAAAATTTGAACAGGGCCTCCAAATTGTTGAGACAATCCTAGGACACTGTCCATATTTGCTTTATATGATAAGTACGGTGAGTCAATTCATGCATGACTCAATAACAAGAAATTTGCAGGTTGTTGATTGaattctaaaacaattcaaaatcACTTTATAGAAGGAGCTCTCATGTTCAAAAGAGTTGGAAGTCTAGCTATGGAGA from Lathyrus oleraceus cultivar Zhongwan6 chromosome 7, CAAS_Psat_ZW6_1.0, whole genome shotgun sequence encodes the following:
- the LOC127107607 gene encoding late embryogenesis abundant protein 2, coding for MASHDQSYKAGETMGRTEEKTNQMMGNIGDKAQTAKEKAQQTAQAAKEKTQQTAQAAKDKTHQTAQATKEKAQDTSCQAREKGSEMGQTTKEKAQSGKDNSPGLLQTTGEKVKGVAQGATEAVKNTLGMGNDDQNKDNFPTNRR